Within the Vairimorpha necatrix chromosome 10, complete sequence genome, the region CTTTAATTATGTGGCTCATAGTTAGCAAACAAGAACTTTGCTTAAAAAGACACGAGTTCCACCAAAAAAAgacttaattttttttgcataaatcttcatataaatcaataaaaaattctattttaaaagtaattttAGCATAATGaactaatattttatacaaaatcCAATTCTTTTGCAGTGTAAAATTGAAGTTTTTACGGAATTTTTACAGTTCCCACGCATTAAGTTTGTAAAAGCTATGTTTGGTCGCAATACcgagattataaaaatactaattaaatagtataattaataaaaactagATTTCTTATATTGGAACCcaaaagatataaatatattagtCCTGAATTGCAACGAAAAATCCGTGTAtcaacattttttatataaaagttAATATAAAGAACGATGTTGTCATACAAGTTAAAATTTAGTGTCCAAGATGTCATTTCGGGCATTTCCATCACTAGGCATAGTTTTTTGATCATCAGAAAGACTTTTTCGTCGTTTGACTTTGAGCTAACGTATTCAATATTTAggttttaataatatcaagACTTTCATCAAGAGTGAACCCGATGAGTTGTATTTATACCTTTAGCAAATCAAAACATATCTCTATAATTTGATAGCAGTTCtgcattatttttatatattttggcTTGTCCAAATAATTACGATATCATGTAACTTGCCTTGCTTTCCCTacttacttttttttatcccaAAATCTTTTAACTGAGGAAATTTCGAGgcaattatattaattagcATTGATTTCAGAGATCTCTCCAGTATCTGGTGCATTGGtgttattaaaattgtCTTATAGTCTTTTTTAGCTTATCCAttagaattaaatttattctttattttaaatgtagTAAATTCCTCTCTGTGTCGCTAATAAGAGCTATTGGTTTTTTTGATCGAATATCGCCTTATAACCTGTCTTCAAATTCATAGGCCTGAAAAAATAGTCTCCTCTATCGTATTAAGCTATTCTTTGTTCTAACAAATTTCATCATTTTTATGATCTTGAAGCCTATTCTCGAGGAAAATACATATCATTATTTTAACCGTTTCTGCAccttatatatattaattttttctagtaCCAATGACATTTGACATAGACAAGCACAAATGTATAATTAGTTATATTGGTGAAGCTAAAGTTTCTGATTTATACTTTTCCATatgagaaaaaaaaattaacatgTGCCTCGGCCATGctgaatattttataatatttttgacaaAGTTGATATCATTTGTGAtgatttcttttatataaatttttttttaaatttaaatcttaaaatttcCGTCAGTTTAAATCTGATTTTcctaagaaaaaaatgttctTATTTTCTGTCTTACCtctgcaaaaaaaataaattactTCTAATATACTTGTCTAGTAAGTTGTTTTCTATAAAGAGGatgaatatttaattttttatacataataaacacaaattagaaatattatgattaaattttgagcaagttgatttttttgaaagtaatttaattttaatactaaaaataaaaaaaaattagtggTATTCTATCAGTTATAGTAAAAAGAATGTAAAGTTCTTAAAACTATTACTGTTTGCtaattttgttataaataGTTTGTGAAAAGTACACAAAGTATTTGATACTTTTTATCCTATACATTTTAAACCTTTTGTATACAACAATACTTACCGTCAGATCAAATTACTTGATATTTTTGAGCTATAATAGGTTTACAATAATTAACTTACATTATTAGGTCCGttaataaacatttaaaatatatgtatGACAGGTCATAatcagaaattttaaacacagaattaaattgtatcaaccataataaataattgaattatataataccACGGGGATACTTGGAACTAAAGTCGTTGGTTAAAACAATCTATAAGTTTATCTCGAATCTTTGCATCCCTTTCCGCCTCATTTAGTCgtataaaatgttttgtcattgttgttttaaaatgtaaGCATCAATGgcaattattttataatgtaaTTGTGATATTTTACTATGTTCTTTGATAATCTGCAATTCATATACAACGTAAAGATTTGCCGCAACTAactacatataaaataagtttatgaataaacagaaaaaaaatatttaaatgaatCTAATTAATTCTTCTAATATAGCATATATTATCGATATCAACAAAACATATAagtttttgtttaataaaatagtaaTTGATATGATAATTCGTGTGATATTATTGTTGTCATAATCCCCAAGATGGATTAGGATTATCAACTAGTGCTATTAGACTGtgaaaaaatcatttgacctgaattttttcatagGCTGTTAAATGAAAATCGTATGTAATTCTCGATActagtttatttttttttcttaaatttcCAAATCTTCAAATaaccataaaaataaaagtagtTTAGAGAGCGAATTAACTCTTATCTAGAGATGTTACGCAAAAGGTCTACATGAATACTTACATATCATGAGGAGACATGCaatttattgtaaacaatgaaaattaaaatattgattgacaatatttaaattttagtcTTAATAAGACCCAAGGACTGTAAGGATGCATGTTTTAACGGATCCTCTCAAGAGTatcttttacaaaattttgataaattttgtcCGCTGTCCAATCAATACTCACATGTTGATACTGACAAATAAGAATGTTATAGGATAAATACGCTAGAAGTATGcgatttgtttattttgacATGGAACCGCCAAACCTTCgaactttttattttgttttttttacaaacaaTCACGACAAATCTTGAAAAAGGTGGCATTTCCactaaaacattttattttgtgacaagtacaaaataaaaatattttttatgaaattctttaattttgttaaaaattatatcgATTTTTTGCTTAGAAAATTGAAAAACTTGTATTCCGTTGTTGGttcaaaatataacaaaCAGAAGATTAAATTGTATATATAcgatttctttttaaaaaattgtcgTAACCTCGACGGAGGTGTCCAAAACGAAGTTGTCGTTCCAAAAGTgaacaaataaatgattaatttaaaattaaagttttattgtGCTGATCTCGCTGTGGAGTCATGTAAGTTAATCGTCTGTTTGTTTGATCTTTTCTATTCATTTTGTATGcctttctttaaatattttttgtttataaaaaatattttctaaaaattcactttttctaaaaattgaaagagaaatattaaagaattaaTTGTGGTGGATACTACAAAGTAGACTTAATATGTACTAAAAGAACGATAAcctaattattttaattaaatactaAATGAAACAAAGTCGCTATTAATATACTTATAACAGACAGACTGCACTACAAGACAGATTCcgttgtaaaaaatatattctcatcattatttatatgaGAATTTTCTGCTCAGATGAATTGCTTTTCTTTTCATCACCTATGGCAGTTAATTATATCATCGCCTTAATCTTTGTAATCCACGTTCTCgtctttaatttctttcGCAAAAGATTGTGAAGATGAATCACTACCTTCCAATGATTGATATGTCGTATTTTCAGTTATAATGTCATTagatttttcattttccGTTGGTCATTCAACATTCTTTGAGGTGTTTGCAATGTCAGAAGCATcggaatttttattttcaccCGATTGATCAACAGTTAAGTTGTAATTTGTTTCATGGCTTGTTGATTGTTTAGTAAATTTATGGAATGTCACGctcttcttatttttttgatgtgctacttttttgttttgtgattgttcttttaatattgatttAAGCTCCGCATTATTTTTGTCCGAATCCGTATTTTTAAACTGCTGGGCGTTAGTCTGCGTATTTCTTTCAATTCCATTATTAAAACTTGcatttgttttttcatttGATTCATTAGTTATTATGTGTACATGTTTCTCCTTGTTTGCATGTCTCAGAATTCTGTTCTTTACTacttatattgtttttgtcTACTCCACTTCCTTCagttatttttatgtaataagcaaaaatatctaaaagaTTCATATTGGGgctaaataaattttttatttaattctcATAAGAATAGCAAAAACGATACATTTGAACTTTCGATTTCTTAGTAAAACCTGATATGTATTTTGGCTTGTAATTTTCAATTGTATATTGATTTTGCTGTTTGACATTCCCATCAGATTGTGCAACtaccaaataaaaattttacatgtgttattattttataaacagaaattattacaaagcagtaaaaactataaatttcttgggttataaaaaaacattaacaatattatattctttaaacCAATGTGTCATATAGATAAGTAAAAAACACACATGGATGAATGAGAAGGacgaataaaaaatttttttaaaaagctACATGTGAATCGTAAACAAAGAAccaaaataaaagataaattttgtaGAAAATCTCTTTCTAAAAGAAAGCTCATTCtacaaattaatttattgtttcatataaaaattagataTTAGTCGTctgaataaatataaaagtaaaGACGAAGAGTTAGTATAATTACATtatcgttttttataaaaaaatgtaatttgTTAATTCTATCTAAAATTAACCACTCGATAGAAATATATCTTCACTGTTCATAAGTTAATATTGGAACTGTTCTGTTGATAGaataatattctttttttaatgtattgAACTTGtgaattttaaagaatgaattcttagaaataaaaagaaaccCAATAAgtaagaatttaaaattgtacATTAacaaatatgaaaaaattttaaaaatttttaagttgaatttacaaaatatatttttaaaaagttgagcgaaaaaatatcattttcttctttttaattaatgaGAAGTAGATATTAGTATTAGATGCATAAAGTGTTGAATAGAtagaaatgaaaattatttttagaagTAAAAACCatctaatattaatataaagataCTATCAGGTgctaaataatttttgaaatcaagataataaattacaaaataaatattttttaatgtataatatttactaGAGCCGAAAATAAGCGCATCGAGGAATTTTTACTGCAGCAAATGGTTTTGCTTCTTAttcaagaaatttttatatcttgaTTCGTATTTTATGCTATTTTCTACTTTCTTCTCGATCTcattaaaacttttatctCTCGGTGGTTTGAAGTAGGACCTCTAGCCGCTAATGATTGAGGTATTGTTTATCGTCCCgattttcttatatacTGTTTAATTACTATTTTCTAGTGAAAAGTCGTTATTACAAGCCCAAAACACTACACCTATATACCCGCgctattaatataaatagtaTTGTATTTTGGCCCTATCCTTGTTAAGCTTCAGGTTTTCATAGATATTACTTTCGttttattcttataatGTACTATTCACATTCCTTGTACGTTTTTAGGCTTTTGCTTAATTCTTAGTGtcttttttctaaaattagtattttattttgattggGTGTCATTGGTAAAATTTCTATGTCTCTTTTATAGTTTCTCATTTTTCCGATTAATCGACAGTTGAAAAACTTCTTGTATCTCtttgattaaaaaagttttacaTTTGATGTTGctataaattcttttttaaccGTATGATTCATTCTTTTGGCCTTTcgtatttttttcttgatcCTTCGACTATTAATATACAAAACAAATAAGTATAAGATTATCTTATTGGGATAGGGTAGCTTTATATGGATAACGTAATGAGATAACAAAAACGGTACATTGAATATCTTAAAACTCGTACTTAACAtaaattgattattttgaaacatattttatactaaaaaatgcttttcaaaaattttggGCAGTAAAATTTAACTCTAAGAGTCTTATTAATTGCAGGAAAAATCTAGACGATTTACGTTTTTggtaaaatattgttttatatttataaaagcatttttaaaattataaataagtaattgcgtaaaaagaaaacttttaatattaaaattttttttataaaaattccatttattttgtataaagTAATCTTATGGCACGAAATAGTAATAAAGGCAAGCAAAGTGGAGCATTTTCACTTTATCCCCCCCCTtaccaatataaattgagaatttttaaaaaatatccccTTTTTTCGAAATTCGAAGCGGAAAAAATGTGAAGGAGCAaaagtcaaaaaaataaagttgtaataaaatagcatatttaccaaaaataaaacaattgttttttcgtttttttttttcaattttttaaaaatttccttCTTCCAATTATTGATCAagatttatctttattgtaCATTGCAATGTATAACAACGAAATctctatataaataatatttataaggTTCATTTGCTgttataaatgaatatttttcaagaattaaagaattttccAAACatgtaatattttacttttggagctaaaatataacatatcTTATTAAATTGACATTATATACGATTCAATAATTCTTTAAAGAgcataaatataacataatTATTCTCTGTTTGTCTAAAAAACCATTTTAACCCTAAAAAACAAGactaataaatatactaCCAAACTAAGAATAACCAAACCTAGAATCTGTTTTAAACAACATAAACTGTGTATAAACATGTTTATCTTTagcaaaaattaaatgtaatGACAAAAGAAAGCAATGtgttaaaacatatttttacaaatttagacTTCTATTTAACTCATAgtttattagaaaacattattaaattggtttaaataatatatttttcataaacaTGTTCAAATTAGATATTTCTAAGacctttttttttacttatgtaaatttttctctGTTCCTTTCCGCTCTGGACGCTTcgacttttaaaaaacagggctaaaaataaaaaattctgtatttatattggtaAGGGGGGATAAAGTGAAAATTAGCCAGCAAAgtatattattttgataCAATAACAGTTCTAATATATTACCTATCTGTATCAAATAAGCCGTTATTTCGGGATTATTGCTAAGTTTTACCAAGAATAGCTTTAgacatataaattaaatttaattgtattttatattataaaaatgttgtaaataaaataatatataatttatctgttttttaaaactagACTCAACagaaatatttctaaattgcCTTCATGTAATAGAAGATATAACACCAACTAAAGTCCAGATATCAAAATGATTTCTTTGGTATTATGAGCaaatatttgttaattgtattaataaaatatattcataaTGTTTAAATAGATTTATGATATTGGAGAAAAGCGTGATACAGACTATTTCATTTGTTTgcatgaaaaaaatgaataataaaacagTATCAAATCTATGTCGTCATTCCATCTTTGAAGTTTCCCCATGGCCGTTATCAAGATCGTAAATTGATGATTACTAGAAAACTGTTcgatattttctttattgagccttttttattgtaaattatacttttttttactatgctgcctaaaaaaattttagcgAAATTTAGGATATATTTACTATGAAGATAAATAAAAGCTCAAGTATACGTTGTCCAATTAAGCACATAACAGAGAAATGGCacaagaattaaaaataaaatcttacTTCTGAAGAAAACCAAGAAATCTTTATAGATAAACTTTTGATGGACAGAGTTTGTTTGCCATATGCTGAAAACAAAATGAAGCAATACCTAAAAAACACCAGGCACTCATAAAAGAGATTTAAAcagaataatattttcaatatgaAGATTCTGTTTCGATTCTAAGCATTCGCGAGGAGTAGACgtaacaaatttaaattaactGTCAAActgaaataaatattttaattctaCTAAAACGTAATACAAAACGTCTCTTTACATATAATATGTCTCCTATGCCTCAAAACAAGTCAAAAACTGCTGTATGTAATCATAATGAAATATAGCATTAATCACTTATACTATTAATACAATCTAAAGTAAAAGAAGATTTGATTCTAATAATACTGTATGGTATATTTGGTTTTAGACTGACTACACAAAACTGTCAGAATGTTTGAGttgattaaaaacattatttttagcACTATTATTCTATCATATATAATCAACTGAACAATTCAGGTAAATATCTCAGGCAAATTTGGCCATAAGTAgcattttttcaataatcaAAGttacttattattttacgCATCATATAAATTCTAATAATCAGTTGTAGTCAAATTTTCCTATTGTTGTAAAGCACATTTGTAACTGTGTAGTACAATATACCAAATACCTGTTCAGCTATATCACAGAAATTAGTAAGGTTATTACAATCAAGCGCATTTCTAATTCAAATGTTGTTTCTTCTATgagtttattaaattcatagTTATGTATATTGAAGCAATTTTTGACAGCATTCGTAGTTCAAATttgcaaaaattaataataattacaCATGAAGGATTAATGCGAATCAAATCTTGAGATTTAGAATATTCAACGAGAGAACACGCCTTATGAAACATGATGCGAACGTAGTTATTACGAATTTCTGTTTTAGAAGCAATATGACAATTTCCTTTGTAAAAATGTTCTCGCAAATATGATGCTCttttgacattttttaaaattttacggtgtaataaatatatttaagttTTCTAATGTTCAAATAATTCATAAATGGTGTTATAATCTAATATGTTTCATTATAATTTCATAATCGTTCCTTTTCTAatgaataaattataaactattaaattattagtaATTTAAATCAATGTCACACATCTTTGGATACTAAGAATAGACAAATTAGATATcacaaaatttaataagttattaattaaaattacaaataattttattttaaaattcaaatttcgtttatttatacaaaaacagacaaatttatttgtcataattttttaaaatttttcaataaatcttatttGTCCGTTATTTATTTCCCCCTTTAATgaataatttgtttaaaattcaaGAAACTCTTGCCAGTGGCAGCACATCAAAAGTAAAGAAAATTCTCACTATagataataaagaatatgCTCTTAAAATCATGCCTAAATGTATAAAAGATTccaaatcttttattaaagagATTTCTATTCataaatctttaattaatactaatataataaagtaTATAGATTCATATGAAGACTTAGagaattattatttagtaATGGAACTTGCTAAATTCGAGTTACATGGGTTTATAGAATGCGATATTGGTATTAATCCATCAGTagtacattttttaattaaacaaCTTATTTCTGGTATAGAATATTTACACAATAAAGGAATATGTCATAGAGATATAAAACCAGAAAATCTACTTATTGATTCTAATGGTACACTTTTAATATCTGATTTCGGATATTCTACATTTTTCCGTTATAAAGGGAAATATAGAAGATTAAAAGCTTTAGCTGGTAGTAAAGAATACATTTCGCCAGAGGTGGCGAATGAAAATTATGATGGCGAATTATGTGACATTTGGAGTATTGGTGTTTTacttattgttttattgaCAGGAACACTCCCATGGGAGTGTCCCGTCTTAGAAGACCAAAGATTTAAGACTTACATATCAATGAAATATCATTATTATCCGCcatttactaaaattagaggcaaaattttacatttaattagaaatattttagtagcagaaaaaaaaagatttaatattaataaattaaaaaatcatccATGGGTACTTGAAGAGACTACAGTAAACAAATCCAATATTTTCAGATTGATGCCTATCAAAGAgaattttgatattttatttactcaaccaaacaatataaataagacTAGTTTTAAGAcagaattaaaattaagcCAACCAATTGACAATTGTAATCAAATTTCTGAACAAcatagattttataaaaacggGAAGATTGAAGAAGTAAAAAGAGAAATTGtcgatttattaaaatatatggtAGTACCACATGATATAATAGACGATGTTATAACATTTAATACTACTGATACGAAAAGAGGAATATTAAGAGGAAAAGTGTTTTTTACTAAAGTCGAAGATTGTTGTTATATAACTATAAGGAAACTTAAAGGAGAttataatgaatttaaaaaatttttaggaaTTTTTGGAGAAAATTATGATGAAGAttgttaaataaaaatttagtaaaaGCAATATATTTCATTATGACAAAAAGACATTTAGAACTCTAAACGAAACCATGGGCCAGGtcatacaaaaaaaactgaTGAAATAAAGAAACAAACATGAGACCAACCAAAAGGGTcatatgataaaattgatTAATATCGTGGGaattatttgaaaaatcaaTGCACTTACGGGCCTCAATAAAGTTGTATTAgcttaaaaatgtttataaacaaaaataaaagaagaatttTATACCGAAAAGGCAATTTTTATGcaagttaaaaaaattgcaaaAATGTTTCATTGTATGTTTTAAATGGGACGTTAAGGCGACTAAAAAGAaggaataaattttaagcGAAGgaaatgtcaaaaatatcatattttttttgcatggatgtaatgtttttaataaatgatacaaaaaagataccataaaaagtaaatgtAATAACTCTTATAGATTCAAACTCTTTTCgtctattatttttgtctaagaacataattatatttatatacttCTATGACTTCCCAAAATATTcacttataaatttaatgaattattttaaattaagaaaaacATTCCTTGTCTCGTTTATGCAAGATATTTTAGTACAActctaaattattttaaattagtCCTATGTGACTTATTATATCATTTCGcatacatttttatttataaattatttaaaattctccttattttatttgtttaatttttagtattttttgttgttttcAATTTTGTTTACAAATCAACAAATTCCTTTTCCAgcataaacattttttcgTATTTATTTCTCCTCCTCAGCATAAACAGAGATGAACAAACTTTCcaaatttatgaaattttgCTACACATGCCGACTTGAGATTCTGACCTATACCAAGCACAACAAGAAGAGGTTAATAATTTccattttcttttcttttttatttttcttttttcttaaaattattttttttaatatttttgggGATATGAAAGATAAACAGGAGAGTTAcatgaaaaataaacaagatgaaaaagaagaaatttatgattttattaataaatcgGTAGATTTATGtttaaagaagaagacTAGATATGAacaaaataagaaatttaatgaaataatttcttccTTGCCAATTAAGCCTATTAAGATGACTTTGACCActtctgtttttttattaaataatgataaatttacagttttaaaaagaattatagtaaataaaaagacaCCAATTTTTGAAGATAAGATTGCTTTAAGACTTGATCATTTCAATATAGTGAAATCTTATAAGTCTGAGATAAGAAGTTATAGAGACATGAATAATGAGACACAGACTATTATTTGGTTATATATGGAATATTTACCCTTTAAGATATCTCAAGGGTATGTAAAGAAGAAcgaagaaataattaagGAAATAGCCTATGATCTGCTTCTTGGGCTAGAATATCTCCATAAGAATAATATAGCCCATTTAGATCTTAAGATAGCGAATATTATGGGgtttaaagaaaatgacAAAATgagatataaaattatagattttGGATATTCCAGGGTAGTCGACAAAGAGGTGTTTATTCCTGGGAAGCAGTATGGGACTTTTCCTTATAAGCCGCCAGAAGTGGTATTTGAAAGTATCCACGGGCTCAAAGGCGACATTTGGTGCGTCGGGGCgattcttctttttttaagattaGAAGAGACGCCTTTTTATGATTcaagtaataaaaaagacaagCCGCTTTATGACAAGTTTCTAAGTGGAAGGTATAAAATCAAGTACCCCCAAGGGATTTCTCCCGTTTTAAAGGACTTTATTAAGGCGTGCATGCGGCTTGACAGGAACAAGAGGCCTAGCGTGGAAGAACTTTTAActcataaattatttagagAAAAGGGTGTTTTATTTGGGGACGAGGAAGTATCTTCAGACTATTATTCTGATAGTGAATATGATGAAACAGATGAATCTATAGACATTGAcctataaacaaaaaataaataatataaaaataaataatataaaaagaatatttattttattattgtataaTTCTTATGGTTGTTATTTCTTTACACCCTTTACATTCAATTATGAAATACTCCCCATTTATAGAAGTCTGACAATTTACACtggaaatataaaaatgctcACAGGTCTGGCAGGCCACTTTGCTACTTCCTTCCTCTAGAAGAAGTTTACTGACGACATAAGgactaaatttataaacagGAAACAATCtcaacaaataaaaaatattctgcattttaaaaagggggctagaaataaaaatatttatttagacTCTTCTTCCTCTATGTCCACCCTTCATTCTTACTTTATCTGTCGGCTCAGGGGTCACATCTTCTATTCTACCCATCTTTATTCCACTTCTAATTATCGACCTCACTGCCACTTGCGCACCAGCCCCAAGGGCCTTGGGCTTGACGCCGCCTGC harbors:
- a CDS encoding serine/threonine-protein kinase Chk1 encodes the protein MNNLFKIQETLASGSTSKVKKILTIDNKEYALKIMPKCIKDSKSFIKEISIHKSLINTNIIKYIDSYEDLENYYLVMELAKFELHGFIECDIGINPSVVHFLIKQLISGIEYLHNKGICHRDIKPENLLIDSNGTLLISDFGYSTFFRYKGKYRRLKALAGSKEYISPEVANENYDGELCDIWSIGVLLIVLLTGTLPWECPVLEDQRFKTYISMKYHYYPPFTKIRGKILHLIRNILVAEKKRFNINKLKNHPWVLEETTVNKSNIFRLMPIKENFDILFTQPNNINKTSFKTELKLSQPIDNCNQISEQHRFYKNGKIEEVKREIVDLLKYMVVPHDIIDDVITFNTTDTKRGILRGKVFFTKVEDCCYITIRKLKGDYNEFKKFLGIFGENYDEDC
- a CDS encoding serine/threonine-protein kinase, with the translated sequence MNKLSKFMKFCYTCRLEILTYTKHNKKRLIISIFFSFLFFFFLKIIFFNIFGDMKDKQESYMKNKQDEKEEIYDFINKSVDLCLKKKTRYEQNKKFNEIISSLPIKPIKMTLTTSVFLLNNDKFTVLKRIIVNKKTPIFEDKIALRLDHFNIVKSYKSEIRSYRDMNNETQTIIWLYMEYLPFKISQGYVKKNEEIIKEIAYDLLLGLEYLHKNNIAHLDLKIANIMGFKENDKMRYKIIDFGYSRVVDKEVFIPGKQYGTFPYKPPEVVFESIHGLKGDIWCVGAILLFLRLEETPFYDSSNKKDKPLYDKFLSGRYKIKYPQGISPVLKDFIKACMRLDRNKRPSVEELLTHKLFREKGVLFGDEEVSSDYYSDSEYDETDESIDIDL
- a CDS encoding putative ribonuclease P protein component 4 — translated: MQNIFYLLRLFPVYKFSPYVVSKLLLEEGSSKVACQTCEHFYISSVNCQTSINGEYFIIECKGCKEITTIRIIQ